One Capricornis sumatraensis isolate serow.1 chromosome 8, serow.2, whole genome shotgun sequence genomic region harbors:
- the YIF1A gene encoding protein YIF1A isoform X1, with translation MAYHSGYGAHGSKHRARAAPDPPPLFDDTSGGYSSQPGGYPAPGADVAFNVNHLLGDPMANMAMAYGSSIASHGKDMMNKELHRFVSVNKLKYFFAVDTAYVAKKLGLLVFPYTHQNWEVQYSRDVPLPPRQDLNAPDLYIPTMAFITYVLLAGMALGIQKRFSPEVLGLCASTALVWVVMEVLALLLGIYLATVRSDLSTFHLLAYSGYKYVGMILSVLMGLLFGSDGYYVALAWTSSALMYFIVRSLRTAVLGPDSIGGPAPRQRLQLYLTLGAAAFQPLIIYWLTFHLVR, from the exons ATGGCTTATCACTCGGGCTACGGAGCCCACG GCTCCAAGCACAGGGCCCGGGCAGCTCCGGATCCCCCTCCCCTCTTCGATGACACAAGCGGTGGTTACTCCAGCCAGCCGGGGGGCTACCCAGCCCCAGGAGCCGACGTGGCCTTCAATGTCAACCACTTGCTTGGGGACCCAATGGCCAACATGGCTATGGCCTATGGCAGCTCCATCGCATCCCATGGGAAGGACATGATGAACAAGGAG CTGCACCGTTTTGTGTCTGTGAACAAACTGAAGTATTTTTTCGCTGTGGACACAGCCTATGTGGCTAAGAAGCTAGGGCTGCTGGTCTTCCCCTACACACACCAG AACTGGGAAGTGCAGTACAGTCGTGATGTGCCTCTGCCCCCACGGCAAGACCTCAACGCCCCCGATCTCTATATCCCCA CAATGGCCTTCATCACCTACGTGCTGCTGGCTGGGATGGCACTAGGCATTCAGAAAAG GTTCTCCCCGGAGGTGCTGGGCCTGTGTGCAAGCACAGCGCTGGTGTGGGTTGTGATGGAAGTGCTGGCCCTGCTCCTGGGCATCTACCTGGCCACCGTGCGCAGCGACCTGAGTACCTTCCACCTGCTGGCCTACAGCGGCTACAAATATGTGGG GATGATCCTCAGTGTCCTCATGGGCCTGCTCTTCGGCAGCGATGGCTACTACGTTGCGCTGGCCTGGACTTCGTCCGCGCTCATGTACTTCATT gTGCGCTCTTTGCGAACAGCAGTCCTGGGACCCGACAGCATAGGGGGCCCGGCCCCCCGACAACGTCTCCAGCTCTACCTGACACTGGGAGCTGCAGCCTTTCAGCCCCTTATCATATACTGGCTGACTTTTCACCTGGTCCGGTGA
- the YIF1A gene encoding protein YIF1A isoform X2 gives MAYHSGYGAHGSKHRARAAPDPPPLFDDTSGGYSSQPGGYPAPGADVAFNVNHLLGDPMANMAMAYGSSIASHGKDMMNKELHRFVSVNKLKYFFAVDTAYVAKKLGLLVFPYTHQNWEVQYSRDVPLPPRQDLNAPDLYIPTMAFITYVLLAGMALGIQKRMILSVLMGLLFGSDGYYVALAWTSSALMYFIVRSLRTAVLGPDSIGGPAPRQRLQLYLTLGAAAFQPLIIYWLTFHLVR, from the exons ATGGCTTATCACTCGGGCTACGGAGCCCACG GCTCCAAGCACAGGGCCCGGGCAGCTCCGGATCCCCCTCCCCTCTTCGATGACACAAGCGGTGGTTACTCCAGCCAGCCGGGGGGCTACCCAGCCCCAGGAGCCGACGTGGCCTTCAATGTCAACCACTTGCTTGGGGACCCAATGGCCAACATGGCTATGGCCTATGGCAGCTCCATCGCATCCCATGGGAAGGACATGATGAACAAGGAG CTGCACCGTTTTGTGTCTGTGAACAAACTGAAGTATTTTTTCGCTGTGGACACAGCCTATGTGGCTAAGAAGCTAGGGCTGCTGGTCTTCCCCTACACACACCAG AACTGGGAAGTGCAGTACAGTCGTGATGTGCCTCTGCCCCCACGGCAAGACCTCAACGCCCCCGATCTCTATATCCCCA CAATGGCCTTCATCACCTACGTGCTGCTGGCTGGGATGGCACTAGGCATTCAGAAAAG GATGATCCTCAGTGTCCTCATGGGCCTGCTCTTCGGCAGCGATGGCTACTACGTTGCGCTGGCCTGGACTTCGTCCGCGCTCATGTACTTCATT gTGCGCTCTTTGCGAACAGCAGTCCTGGGACCCGACAGCATAGGGGGCCCGGCCCCCCGACAACGTCTCCAGCTCTACCTGACACTGGGAGCTGCAGCCTTTCAGCCCCTTATCATATACTGGCTGACTTTTCACCTGGTCCGGTGA
- the RAB1B gene encoding ras-related protein Rab-1B: protein MNPEYDYLFKLLLIGDSGVGKSCLLLRFADDTYTESYISTIGVDFKIRTIELDGKTIKLQIWDTAGQERFRTITSSYYRGAHGIIVVYDVTDQESYANVKQWLQEIDRYASENVNKLLVGNKSDLTTKKVVDNTTAKEFADSLGIPFLETSAKNATNVEQAFMTMAAEIKKRMGPGAASGGERPNLKIDSTPVKQAGGGCC, encoded by the exons atgaACCCCGAATA TGACTACCTGTTTAAGCTGCTTTTGATTGGTGACTCGGGCGTGGGCAAGTCATGCCTGCTCCTACGGTTTGCT GATGACACATACACAGAGAGCTACATCAGCACCATCGGGGTGGACTTCAAGATCCGAACCATTGAGCTGGACGGCAAAACCATCAAGCTTCAGATC TGGGACACAGCTGGTCAGGAACGGTTCCGGACCATCACTTCCAGCTACTACCGGGGGGCTCACGGCATCATCGTGGTATACGACGTCACAGACCAG GAATCCTATGCCAACGTGAAGCAGTGGCTCCAGGAGATTGACCGCTACGCCAGCGAGAATGTCAATAAGCTGCTGGTGGGCAACAAGAGCGACCTCACCACCAAGAAGGTGGTGGACAATACCACTGCCAAG GAGTTTGCAGACTCTCTGGGCATCCCCTTCCTGGAGACGAGTGCCAAGAACGCTACCAACGTCGAGCAGGCATTCATGACCATGGCTGCTGAGATCAAAAAGCGGATGGGGCCCGGGGCAGCCTCGGGGGGTGAGCGGCCCAACCTCAAGATCGACAGCACCCCGGTGAAGCAGGCTGGTGGTGGCTGTTGCTAG
- the CNIH2 gene encoding protein cornichon homolog 2, with translation MAFTFAAFCYMLTLVLCASLIFFVIWHIIAFDELRTDFKNPIDQGNPARARERLKNIERICCLLRKLVVPEYSIHGLFCLMFLCAAEWVTLGLNIPLLFYHLWRYFHRPADGSEVMYDAVSIMNADILNYCQKESWCKLAFYLLSFFYYLYSMVYTLVSF, from the exons ATGGCGTTCACCTTCGCCGCGTTCTGCTACATGCTCACCCTGGTGCTGTGCGCCTCCCTCATCTTCTTTGTCATCTGGCAC ATCATAGCCTTTGACGAGCTGCGGACTGACTTCAAGAACCCTATCGACCAGGGCAACCCAGCGCGGGCA CGCGAGCGTTTAAAAAATATCGAACGCATTTGCTGCCTACTGAGGAAG CTGGTGGTCCCAGAATACTCCATCCACGGCCTCTTCTGTCTGATGTTTCTGTGTGCAGCTGAGTGGGTGACCCTGGGCCTCAACATCCCCCTCCTCTTCTACCACCTCTGGAG gtACTTCCACCGCCCTGCAGATGGCTCTGAGGTCATGTATGACGCCGTCTCCATCATGAATGCCGACATCCTCAACTACTGCCAGAAGGAGTCCTGGTGCAAACTTGCCTTCTACCTGCTCTCCTTCTTCTATTACCTGTACAG TATGGTTTATACGTTGGTGAGTTTCTAA